A part of Acropora palmata chromosome 6, jaAcrPala1.3, whole genome shotgun sequence genomic DNA contains:
- the LOC141883497 gene encoding S-adenosylmethionine decarboxylase proenzyme-like isoform X1: MRDSVSTFCMYSRMEGMEFFEGTEKLMEVWWSPVLRDDGTFADLRTVSREKWSEMLRLVNCTIVSEKRNDDMIAYILSESSMFVSRERLILKTCGQTTLLCCIKPLLELAKIECGLSNVRDFFYSRMNYQAPNLQSIPHQTFDQEVQWLDQLFSDGASYALGRLNGPDTWYLYTLDNTLPGVNEPDQTLEILMLDLDKETMNKFYKSLYSDADEVTEVTGIANLLPGAVIDAALFDPCGYSANGLLSISALKNNVSRPEWFPNVEHLRDSYFNIHITPQEECSYVSFETNVKVSCYKELIRKVLETFKPGRFLMTLFANEGAPCGFSYKTFQEGSIAGYKCNDLQLSQMKMYNLTYGHYEKMKELKVQDNPNIC, translated from the exons ATGAGGGATAGCGTTAGCACTTTTTGCATGTATTCGCGAATGGAAGGTATGGAATTCTTTGAGGGAACCGAGAAACTCATGGAAGTGTGGTGGTCTCCAGTGTTGAGAGATGACGGTACTTTCGCTGATTTAAGAACAGTTTCAAG GGAGAAATGGTCAGAGATGTTAAGGCTTGTCAACTGCACCATCGTAAGTGAAAAGAGAAACGATGACATGATTGCATATATCCTCAG TGAGAGCAGCATGTTTGTTTCACGTGAACGCTTGATCCTCAAGACCTGTGGGCAAACAACACTCTTATGTTGTATCAAACCCTTGCTGGAACTTGCAAAGATTGAATGTGGACTTTCTAACGTGCGG GATTTCTTTTACTCTCGTATGAATTACCAGGCACCCAATCTTCAGTCCATACCTCATCAGACATTTGACCAGGAG gttcAATGGCTGGATCAGTTGTTTTCAG aTGGTGCCAGTTATGCTCTTGGAAGATTGAATGGACCTGACACTTG GTACCTGTACACCCTTGACAACACTCTTCCAGGAGTCAATGAACCTGATCAAACTTTGGAGAT CTTAATGCTAGATCTTGACAAAGAGACAATGAACAAGTTCTACAAGTCTTTGTATTCTGATGCGGATGAAGTGACTGAG gtAACAGGGATTGCCAATCTCCTTCCTGGTGCAGTGATAGATGCAGCTTTATTTGATCCTTGTGGATATTCAGCAAATGGCCTTCTTAGT ATCTCAGCACTAAAGAACAACGTTTCCCGTCCTGAGTGGTTCCCTAATGTGGAACACCTCCGG GACAGCTACTTCAACATTCATATAACTCCACAGGAAGAGTGCAGCTATGTCAGTTTTGAAACTAATGTAAAAGTG AGTTGCTACAAGGAGCTGATAAGAAAGGTTCTTGAGACTTTCAAACCTGGAAGATTCTTGATGACTTTGTTTGCTAATGAG GGAGCCCCTTGCGGTTTCTCATACAAGACTTTCCAAGAAGGCTCTATCGCTGGTTACAAGTGTAATGATCTTCAGCTTTCACAGATGAAAATGTACAACCTAACTTACGGACActatgaaaaaatgaaagagttGAAAGTACAGGACAACCCAAACATTTGTTAA
- the LOC141883497 gene encoding S-adenosylmethionine decarboxylase proenzyme-like isoform X2, with amino-acid sequence MRDSVSTFCMYSRMEGMEFFEGTEKLMEVWWSPVLRDDGTFADLRTVSREKWSEMLRLVNCTIVSEKRNDDMIAYILSESSMFVSRERLILKTCGQTTLLCCIKPLLELAKIECGLSNVRDFFYSRMNYQAPNLQSIPHQTFDQEVQWLDQLFSDGASYALGRLNGPDTWYLYTLDNTLPGVNEPDQTLEILMLDLDKETMNKFYKSLYSDADEVTEVTGIANLLPGAVIDAALFDPCGYSANGLLSDSYFNIHITPQEECSYVSFETNVKVSCYKELIRKVLETFKPGRFLMTLFANEGAPCGFSYKTFQEGSIAGYKCNDLQLSQMKMYNLTYGHYEKMKELKVQDNPNIC; translated from the exons ATGAGGGATAGCGTTAGCACTTTTTGCATGTATTCGCGAATGGAAGGTATGGAATTCTTTGAGGGAACCGAGAAACTCATGGAAGTGTGGTGGTCTCCAGTGTTGAGAGATGACGGTACTTTCGCTGATTTAAGAACAGTTTCAAG GGAGAAATGGTCAGAGATGTTAAGGCTTGTCAACTGCACCATCGTAAGTGAAAAGAGAAACGATGACATGATTGCATATATCCTCAG TGAGAGCAGCATGTTTGTTTCACGTGAACGCTTGATCCTCAAGACCTGTGGGCAAACAACACTCTTATGTTGTATCAAACCCTTGCTGGAACTTGCAAAGATTGAATGTGGACTTTCTAACGTGCGG GATTTCTTTTACTCTCGTATGAATTACCAGGCACCCAATCTTCAGTCCATACCTCATCAGACATTTGACCAGGAG gttcAATGGCTGGATCAGTTGTTTTCAG aTGGTGCCAGTTATGCTCTTGGAAGATTGAATGGACCTGACACTTG GTACCTGTACACCCTTGACAACACTCTTCCAGGAGTCAATGAACCTGATCAAACTTTGGAGAT CTTAATGCTAGATCTTGACAAAGAGACAATGAACAAGTTCTACAAGTCTTTGTATTCTGATGCGGATGAAGTGACTGAG gtAACAGGGATTGCCAATCTCCTTCCTGGTGCAGTGATAGATGCAGCTTTATTTGATCCTTGTGGATATTCAGCAAATGGCCTTCTTAGT GACAGCTACTTCAACATTCATATAACTCCACAGGAAGAGTGCAGCTATGTCAGTTTTGAAACTAATGTAAAAGTG AGTTGCTACAAGGAGCTGATAAGAAAGGTTCTTGAGACTTTCAAACCTGGAAGATTCTTGATGACTTTGTTTGCTAATGAG GGAGCCCCTTGCGGTTTCTCATACAAGACTTTCCAAGAAGGCTCTATCGCTGGTTACAAGTGTAATGATCTTCAGCTTTCACAGATGAAAATGTACAACCTAACTTACGGACActatgaaaaaatgaaagagttGAAAGTACAGGACAACCCAAACATTTGTTAA